In the genome of Syngnathoides biaculeatus isolate LvHL_M chromosome 14, ASM1980259v1, whole genome shotgun sequence, one region contains:
- the LOC133511803 gene encoding uridine phosphorylase 2-like: MAPILLNCMGNDHSEYIKQQVQVQNPYLDTMEEDILYHFSLSTKSHNLPEMFGDIKFVCVGGSANRMKAFAQFIHQELQLSGNPAEVQDICEGTDRYCMYKVGPVLSISHGMGVPSISIMLHELIKLLHHAHCRDVILFRLGTSGGVGLAPGTVVVTEKAVDYSFRPQFEQVVLGKVITRSTELDEGVARELLQCSKELQNLPTVIGNTMCTHDFYEGQGRLDGALCSFSHEEKLEYLRKAYEAGVRNIEMESTVFAAMCRVCDLKAAVICVTLLNRFEGDQITSPHDVLVEYQKRPQALVAHFIKKRLGQIV, encoded by the exons ATGGCACCAATTCTTCTGAACTGCATGGGGAACGATCACAGTGAATACAtcaa ACAACAGGTTCAAGTGCAAAATCCCTACTTGGACACCATGGAAGAGGATATTCTCTACCACTTCAGCTTGAGTACCAAGTCTCACAACCTACCAGAAATGTTTGGTGACATTAAG tttgTGTGCGTTGGCGGCAGTGCAAATCGCATGAAGGCCTTCGCCCAGTTCATCCACCAGGAGCTGCAACTGTCTGGAAACCCAGCAGAAGTCCAGGATATTTGCGAGGGAACCGACCGCTACTGCATGTATAAAGTTGGACCAGTGCTCTCTATAAGT caCGGCATGGGTGTGCCGTCCATCTCCATAATGCTGCATGAGCTCATtaagctgctccaccatgcccaCTGCAGGGACGTGATCCTGTTTCGTCTGGGAACATCCGGTGGAGTCG GTTTGGCTCCAGGCACGGTGGTGGTGACGGAAAAGGCTGTGGACTACTCCTTCCGGCCCCAGTTTGAGCAGGTGGTTCTGGGTAAAGTGATCACCCGCAGCACAGAACTGGACGAAGGTGTGGCGAGGGAGCTTCTGCAGTGCTCCAAAGAGCTACAAAACCTCCCCACTGTGATTGGAAACACCATGTGCACCCACGATTTTTACGAAG GTCAAGGACGACTCGATGGGGCTCTGTGCTCATTCTCCCATGAAGAAAAACTGGAGTATCTGAGGAAAGCGTACGAGGCTGGAGTGAGGAACATCGAAATGGAGTCTACTGTGTTTGCAGCTATGTGTCGCGTGTGTGATCTCAAAG CGGCCGTCATCTGTGTCACACTGCTGAACCGCTTCGAGGGTGACCAGATTACGTCCCCTCATGATGTTCTGGTGGAGTACCAGAAGAGACCACAAGCCCTGGTGGCCCACTTCATCAAGAAACGCCTGGGACAGATTGTCTGA